The Methanosphaera stadtmanae DSM 3091 genome includes a window with the following:
- a CDS encoding potassium channel family protein — translation MYVIIVGAGRVGLNLAQSLIREGLNVTIIENDSTISEEVAEQINAMVIHGDATSVQVLEDADITDADVFVAATGHDTVNLLTSVLSQNYDNIKKIIARVNDLDHVNAFKRVGIDITVSPESAVASYLERIITRPKVSDLIILGRGSTELLDVKLENKDLYGKRVLDYSPTENYIICAVYEDNELIIPQEDTVFHENQKISVITKSECVQEVTKLFAP, via the coding sequence ATGTATGTAATAATAGTTGGTGCTGGAAGAGTAGGATTAAATTTGGCTCAATCTCTAATTAGAGAAGGATTAAACGTTACTATTATTGAAAATGATTCTACAATTTCAGAGGAAGTTGCAGAACAGATTAATGCAATGGTAATTCATGGTGATGCCACATCAGTTCAAGTATTAGAAGATGCTGATATTACTGATGCTGATGTTTTTGTAGCTGCAACAGGTCATGATACAGTAAATCTCTTAACATCAGTGTTAAGTCAAAATTATGATAATATAAAAAAGATCATTGCAAGAGTTAATGATCTTGATCATGTTAATGCATTTAAAAGAGTTGGAATTGACATAACAGTAAGTCCAGAATCAGCAGTAGCATCATACTTGGAACGTATAATAACAAGGCCAAAGGTTTCAGATTTAATAATTCTTGGTAGGGGTTCAACAGAATTATTAGATGTTAAATTAGAAAATAAGGATTTATATGGTAAAAGAGTTTTAGATTATAGTCCAACAGAAAATTATATTATATGTGCAGTATATGAAGATAATGAATTAATAATTCCTCAAGAGGATACAGTATTTCATGAAAACCAGAAAATATCAGTTATAACAAAATCAGAATGTGTACAAGAAGTTACAAAATTATTTGCACCATAA
- a CDS encoding 4Fe-4S dicluster domain-containing protein: protein MLCVNQDHCLGCGACVIVCPVNQEIYPEVIGGNGPDTTDVVMLVENGVIKLFHPEKCVTCMKCNDTCPTKAIYHKGD, encoded by the coding sequence ATGTTATGTGTTAATCAAGATCATTGTTTAGGGTGTGGAGCATGTGTTATAGTATGTCCTGTTAATCAAGAAATCTATCCAGAGGTTATTGGAGGTAATGGGCCAGATACAACAGATGTGGTAATGTTAGTTGAAAATGGAGTAATAAAACTATTCCATCCAGAAAAATGTGTAACATGTATGAAATGTAATGATACATGTCCAACAAAGGCAATATATCATAAGGGAGACTAA
- a CDS encoding formylmethanofuran dehydrogenase subunit B, translating into MPITDYDRQVKNCSCSYCGNNCDDITYLLKDDKIVGVRHACRLGASKIINDEDQRLLNPMIRNKEGILKETTWENALDKIAQLLTNSVRPVLYGWGETSVEAIKEGIKIAQITGSVIDNQSTICHGATIQAFQNVGHPVMTLGAVKNRADVIIYVGTNPMDDHPRHLSRYTTFPEGFFRPNGREDRTIITIDPKYTNTAKVSDKWISYDIGEDYAFFNTLRMILAGHEITDEEIAGVNIEILYELVEIMKNAEYGALFFGLGLTQSTTKQGNVDVLIQLIEDLNKYSKWSMLPMRGFFNVNGFNMALTTETGYPYGVDYSRGYPRYMVGETTTIDLLNRREPDFFMAVAADPGVQFPGYTIKHLVDIPVVQVDTHWGPYTELADIVLPSTRVGVETKGTAYRMDSIPLYMKKVIEKPENCHSDQWILSQIYNRIEKLKQENGDN; encoded by the coding sequence ATGCCAATTACTGATTATGATAGACAAGTAAAAAATTGTTCCTGTTCATACTGTGGAAATAATTGTGATGATATTACATACCTACTAAAGGATGATAAAATAGTGGGAGTAAGACATGCATGTAGACTAGGTGCTAGTAAAATAATAAATGATGAAGATCAAAGATTACTAAATCCTATGATTAGAAACAAAGAAGGAATACTTAAGGAAACAACATGGGAAAATGCACTAGATAAAATAGCACAACTTCTAACAAACAGTGTACGTCCAGTACTATATGGTTGGGGAGAAACATCTGTTGAAGCAATAAAAGAGGGAATAAAAATAGCACAAATAACAGGAAGTGTAATAGATAATCAGTCAACAATATGTCATGGTGCAACAATCCAAGCATTTCAAAATGTGGGACATCCTGTTATGACACTTGGAGCTGTAAAAAACAGGGCAGATGTAATAATATATGTTGGAACAAATCCAATGGATGATCATCCAAGACATCTTTCACGTTACACAACCTTTCCAGAAGGATTTTTCAGACCAAATGGTCGGGAGGATAGAACAATAATAACAATAGATCCAAAATATACAAACACGGCTAAAGTATCAGATAAATGGATTAGCTATGATATAGGGGAAGACTATGCCTTTTTTAATACTCTACGTATGATACTTGCAGGACATGAAATAACTGATGAAGAAATTGCAGGAGTTAATATAGAAATATTGTATGAACTTGTAGAAATAATGAAAAATGCAGAATATGGTGCATTGTTCTTTGGATTAGGTCTTACACAAAGTACTACAAAACAGGGAAATGTTGATGTTCTAATACAACTAATAGAAGATCTAAATAAATACTCAAAATGGTCCATGTTACCTATGAGGGGATTTTTCAATGTTAATGGATTTAATATGGCATTAACAACAGAAACAGGATATCCATATGGTGTGGATTATTCAAGAGGATATCCAAGATACATGGTTGGAGAAACAACAACAATAGATCTTTTAAATCGTAGAGAACCTGATTTTTTCATGGCAGTAGCAGCAGATCCTGGAGTTCAATTTCCAGGTTACACAATCAAACACTTAGTTGACATACCAGTTGTACAAGTAGATACTCATTGGGGCCCATACACTGAACTTGCAGACATAGTACTTCCAAGTACAAGAGTAGGTGTGGAAACAAAAGGGACAGCTTATAGGATGGATTCAATACCATTATATATGAAAAAAGTTATTGAAAAACCTGAAAACTGTCATTCAGATCAATGGATACTCTCCCAGATATACAATAGAATAGAAAAACTAAAACAAGAAAATGGAGATAACTAA
- the lysS gene encoding lysine--tRNA ligase, translating into MSKHWTERIAEELSQQKKDEYIIGSGTSISGSVHIGNSCDIFIANAVSKELRKIGENAKTVWIADDYDPLRKVPYPLPENYSKYLGQPYYEIPCPEGCCENFVEHFQKPFVNSLKPFDIENLEIKSGAQMYKNGVYTEATKVALENTERIREIFNEYREHPLSEDWLPYNAICSECGRVNTTHAYDFEGTNIKYKCDCGHEGEVDYTTGMGKLTWRVEWAARWKILNITCEPFGKDHAASGGSYDVSKIISDEIFNYPAPYPVPYEWITLDGDAMSKSKGVFFSPEAWLKIGKPETLNYYIFRNKPLKPKDFTPKMGFLDLMDQYDRVERIAYGQEEASNEKEKEKLTKIYEVSQINDMPDEMPFQPSYRFLTVAYQIANGNANKIYTILKNNNQLPERLENVTFEDLSEFDRDTFLQRIEYVHNWLETYGPKFVKFQVMNKMPRIEITDEQKEFLKQIANILESETFENDVQFHDRMYEVLESLGMKPQKAFQAIYKTIIGKKQGPRAASFVLSLDKDFVIKRFRLEE; encoded by the coding sequence ATGAGTAAACATTGGACTGAAAGAATAGCTGAAGAATTAAGTCAACAAAAAAAAGATGAATATATTATAGGTAGTGGAACATCCATTTCAGGATCAGTACATATTGGAAATAGCTGTGACATATTCATTGCAAATGCAGTAAGTAAAGAATTAAGAAAAATAGGTGAAAATGCAAAAACTGTATGGATTGCAGATGACTATGATCCATTAAGAAAAGTACCATATCCATTACCAGAAAATTACAGTAAATATCTTGGACAACCATACTATGAAATCCCATGTCCTGAAGGATGTTGTGAAAACTTTGTAGAACACTTCCAAAAACCATTTGTAAATTCTCTTAAACCATTTGATATTGAAAATCTTGAAATAAAAAGTGGAGCACAAATGTATAAAAATGGTGTATATACTGAAGCTACAAAAGTTGCACTAGAAAATACTGAAAGAATAAGAGAAATATTTAATGAATACAGAGAACATCCATTAAGTGAAGATTGGCTACCATACAATGCAATATGTTCTGAATGTGGAAGAGTAAATACAACCCATGCATATGACTTTGAAGGTACAAATATTAAATATAAATGTGACTGTGGACATGAAGGTGAAGTTGACTACACAACAGGAATGGGTAAATTAACATGGAGAGTAGAATGGGCTGCAAGATGGAAAATCCTTAATATTACATGTGAACCATTTGGAAAAGACCATGCTGCAAGTGGTGGATCATATGATGTTAGTAAAATTATATCAGATGAAATATTCAATTATCCTGCACCATACCCAGTACCATATGAATGGATTACACTTGATGGAGATGCAATGAGTAAATCTAAAGGAGTATTTTTCTCACCAGAAGCTTGGCTTAAAATAGGTAAACCTGAAACATTAAATTATTATATTTTCAGAAACAAACCTCTAAAACCTAAAGATTTCACACCAAAAATGGGATTCCTTGATCTTATGGACCAATATGATAGAGTAGAAAGAATTGCATATGGTCAAGAAGAAGCAAGTAATGAAAAAGAAAAAGAAAAACTTACAAAAATATATGAAGTATCCCAAATTAATGATATGCCTGATGAAATGCCATTCCAACCATCATACAGATTCCTTACAGTAGCATATCAAATAGCAAATGGTAATGCTAATAAAATATACACAATACTTAAAAACAACAACCAACTACCAGAGAGACTTGAAAATGTTACATTTGAAGATTTAAGTGAATTTGATAGGGATACATTCCTCCAAAGAATTGAATATGTTCACAACTGGCTTGAGACATATGGTCCTAAATTTGTAAAATTCCAAGTTATGAATAAAATGCCACGTATTGAAATAACAGATGAACAAAAAGAGTTCCTCAAACAAATTGCTAATATACTTGAAAGTGAAACATTTGAAAATGATGTTCAATTCCATGATAGAATGTATGAAGTACTTGAATCACTTGGAATGAAACCACAAAAAGCTTTCCAAGCAATTTATAAAACAATTATTGGTAAAAAACAAGGTCCACGTGCAGCATCCTTTGTATTATCACTTGATAAAGACTTCGTTATAAAAAGATTCAGATTAGAAGAATAA
- a CDS encoding formylmethanofuran dehydrogenase subunit C, with protein sequence MRTIKLFMKKFSKIPLEFDNILPEKLYDKTQKQVEETIIYRGNRKEPLNKYFKVTIDGTTTNPDECTIIMDGNMERVKYIGNLMSCGSIIVNSNVDLHVGAQMSGGYIRVNGNTESYAGREMTGGLLEIKGNTKEFLGSSYAGEWRGMSGGCIIVEGSAGRYAGDCMLNGQIIIKKNCDILVGNHMSGGYIEVDGNITRWPGGSMKKGVIVVGGCVDEVLQGFKKQEKIHNPLINNKYHIGTYTLYTGDNTTRGKGQLWIKNK encoded by the coding sequence ATGAGAACTATTAAATTATTTATGAAAAAATTCAGTAAAATACCACTTGAATTTGATAATATACTTCCAGAAAAATTATATGATAAAACACAAAAACAAGTAGAAGAAACCATCATATACAGGGGAAATAGAAAAGAACCATTAAATAAGTACTTCAAGGTAACAATAGATGGAACAACTACAAATCCAGATGAATGTACTATTATAATGGATGGTAACATGGAACGTGTTAAATACATTGGAAATTTAATGTCCTGTGGTAGTATTATTGTAAATAGTAATGTGGATTTACATGTAGGAGCACAGATGTCTGGAGGATATATAAGAGTAAATGGTAATACAGAAAGTTATGCTGGACGTGAAATGACTGGAGGATTACTTGAAATAAAGGGTAATACAAAGGAATTTCTAGGTTCATCATATGCAGGTGAATGGAGGGGAATGTCTGGTGGATGTATAATAGTAGAAGGAAGTGCTGGTAGATATGCAGGAGACTGTATGTTAAATGGTCAGATAATAATTAAGAAAAACTGTGATATACTAGTTGGAAATCATATGAGTGGTGGATACATAGAGGTTGATGGTAACATAACACGTTGGCCTGGAGGTAGTATGAAAAAAGGTGTTATTGTAGTTGGTGGATGTGTAGATGAAGTACTTCAAGGATTTAAAAAACAAGAAAAGATTCATAATCCCCTAATTAATAACAAGTATCATATTGGAACATACACTCTTTATACTGGAGATAATACAACACGTGGAAAGGGTCAACTTTGGATAAAAAATAAGTAG
- a CDS encoding formate--phosphoribosylaminoimidazolecarboxamide ligase: MGKVKKEDIMDIVEKYDKSNITIATLGSHTALHILRGAKQEGFRTAVVCEKGKEVPYERFGVADEFIFVDEYKDIVNSDVQDKLRAMNAIVVPHGSFVAYAGLSNVEDKFNVPMFGNRDILRWEAERDKERKMITQSGIRMPRKFDKPEDINKEVMVKFPGARGGQGYFICSSYEEFQNKIQEMKERNWITDSDVKDAHIEEYVCGTNFCIHYFYSALKDEVEVLGMDSRYETNIDGIVRIPAQDQIEANLSPSYVVSGNHPVVIRESLLPQVFENGDRLVETAKKLVKPGMNGPFCLQCLVNDDREIVIFEMSARIDGGTNSFMNGSAYSYIQFGEVMSMGRRISREIKNAIETDKLDVILT; encoded by the coding sequence ATGGGAAAAGTTAAAAAAGAAGATATAATGGATATTGTAGAAAAATATGATAAAAGTAACATTACCATAGCAACTCTTGGAAGTCACACTGCATTACACATCCTTCGTGGTGCAAAACAAGAAGGATTTAGAACAGCAGTTGTATGTGAAAAAGGAAAAGAAGTTCCATATGAACGATTTGGTGTAGCTGATGAATTTATATTTGTAGATGAATATAAAGATATTGTAAATAGTGATGTACAGGATAAATTAAGAGCAATGAATGCTATTGTTGTACCTCATGGATCTTTTGTTGCATATGCTGGTCTTAGTAATGTTGAAGATAAATTCAACGTTCCAATGTTTGGAAACCGTGATATACTACGTTGGGAAGCAGAACGTGACAAGGAAAGAAAAATGATTACACAATCTGGTATTAGAATGCCAAGAAAATTTGATAAACCAGAAGATATTAACAAGGAAGTTATGGTAAAATTCCCTGGTGCAAGAGGTGGACAGGGTTACTTCATATGTTCTAGTTATGAGGAATTCCAAAATAAGATTCAGGAAATGAAAGAAAGAAATTGGATTACAGATAGTGATGTTAAAGATGCACATATTGAAGAATATGTATGTGGTACTAACTTCTGTATACATTACTTCTACTCTGCTCTAAAAGATGAAGTTGAAGTTTTAGGAATGGATAGTAGATATGAAACAAATATTGATGGTATTGTAAGAATTCCTGCACAAGACCAAATAGAAGCAAATCTTAGCCCATCATATGTTGTTAGTGGAAATCATCCAGTTGTAATAAGAGAATCTCTCCTTCCACAAGTATTTGAAAATGGAGATAGATTAGTAGAAACTGCTAAAAAATTAGTAAAACCTGGTATGAATGGTCCTTTCTGTTTACAATGTTTAGTAAATGATGATAGAGAAATTGTTATTTTTGAAATGAGTGCTCGTATTGATGGTGGTACTAATTCATTCATGAATGGATCTGCATACTCCTATATCCAATTTGGAGAAGTTATGAGTATGGGTCGTAGAATTTCAAGAGAAATTAAGAATGCTATAGAAACTGATAAACTTGATGTTATATTAACATAA
- a CDS encoding DUF2097 domain-containing protein: protein MNRQIIDLSQNELLNYIVDNFKEDALLEISYNRVFIPGKILYIDKSSDVIITLQLMGQLLHQRVDININEIIDEIVELRYTYHEMEVIIRLS, encoded by the coding sequence ATGAATAGACAAATTATTGATTTAAGTCAAAATGAACTTCTTAATTATATTGTTGATAACTTCAAAGAGGATGCTCTACTTGAAATATCATATAATAGGGTTTTTATTCCAGGAAAAATATTATACATAGATAAAAGTAGTGATGTTATAATAACACTTCAATTAATGGGACAGTTATTACATCAAAGAGTGGATATTAATATAAATGAAATCATAGATGAAATAGTTGAACTAAGATATACCTATCATGAGATGGAAGTTATTATAAGATTATCATAA
- a CDS encoding helix-turn-helix domain-containing protein, with amino-acid sequence MDFNKKLNFEIKGHVFDYKLFETLNSIKNNKSQRRAASSLGISHTVLNRRILSAEEILSKKLVTVSNKGSVLTDYALDILDEYETYENRLLDDEEEITVAGGAVSCEFIRQLARIYQLENIKFLETDNKTALKLADMGLVDIVSFDDPVQAYIYDLEPIPLARDYLLLLSHKPQEFNSIHDLNGLNFVEVENSAQRLAWTTLANYDLDFDIVDVVSSFCEAMHIVENHENIYTFINNSMSYTSQYTSNILSNETHHIISALNVKNNSLIDNFLNFATHHARNLRFNSNFEFL; translated from the coding sequence ATGGACTTTAATAAAAAATTAAATTTTGAAATCAAGGGGCATGTATTTGATTATAAGTTATTTGAAACTCTTAATTCTATTAAAAATAATAAATCTCAAAGACGTGCTGCATCAAGTCTTGGAATATCCCACACAGTTTTAAATAGACGAATATTGTCTGCTGAAGAAATACTTTCAAAGAAACTTGTCACAGTATCAAATAAGGGATCTGTACTAACAGATTATGCTCTGGATATACTTGATGAATATGAAACTTATGAAAATCGTTTATTGGATGATGAAGAGGAGATTACAGTTGCAGGAGGAGCAGTTTCATGTGAATTTATAAGGCAATTGGCTAGAATTTATCAACTTGAAAATATTAAGTTTCTTGAAACTGATAATAAAACTGCATTGAAATTGGCAGATATGGGTTTGGTGGACATAGTTTCATTTGATGATCCTGTACAAGCATATATATATGATTTAGAACCAATACCACTTGCAAGAGATTATCTTCTTTTATTATCACATAAACCTCAAGAATTTAATAGTATACATGATTTAAATGGCCTTAATTTTGTTGAAGTGGAAAATTCTGCACAAAGACTTGCATGGACAACACTAGCAAATTATGATTTAGATTTTGATATAGTGGATGTTGTATCATCATTTTGTGAGGCAATGCATATTGTTGAAAATCATGAAAACATCTATACATTTATAAATAACAGTATGTCATATACATCACAATATACAAGTAACATATTATCTAATGAGACACATCATATAATAAGTGCATTGAATGTTAAAAATAATAGTTTAATAGATAATTTCCTAAATTTTGCAACACATCATGCAAGAAACTTAAGATTCAATTCTAATTTTGAATTTCTATAA
- a CDS encoding molybdopterin dinucleotide binding domain-containing protein yields the protein MDEMDIIINTGTSIIQAFYEKKGSTLKDEYRQSTAVAFMDPRDMKKLSLKPRDKINVTSKWGSVTIYADKSHDAPHEGMIFIPRGPWANIVISPETYCCNIPTYKGVKAVIKKTDDEVLLVANLMHKTYNKYKYNTKTLGQKPVYKKIGE from the coding sequence ATGGATGAAATGGATATTATCATAAATACAGGTACGAGTATTATCCAAGCATTTTATGAAAAGAAAGGTTCTACATTAAAGGATGAATACAGACAATCTACAGCTGTAGCTTTTATGGATCCAAGGGATATGAAAAAATTATCTCTAAAACCACGTGATAAAATAAATGTAACATCTAAATGGGGAAGTGTAACAATATATGCAGATAAATCCCATGATGCACCACATGAAGGTATGATATTCATACCAAGGGGACCATGGGCCAATATAGTAATAAGTCCAGAAACATATTGCTGTAATATTCCAACATATAAGGGAGTAAAAGCAGTAATTAAAAAAACAGACGATGAAGTATTACTCGTAGCAAATCTAATGCATAAAACATACAATAAATATAAATATAACACAAAAACTCTTGGACAAAAGCCAGTATATAAAAAAATAGGGGAGTAA
- a CDS encoding formylmethanofuran dehydrogenase subunit A yields the protein MEYILKNGIVFDPANNIDGEKKDILIKDGYIVSEVSKDAKIIDVTNKLVMPGGVDLHSHIAGPKLSVGRLYRPEDTRRGIKPAPCGAIEGFEAGFSIPTCPTTGYRYTRMGYTTVTEAAVPPLEAKHAHEEINSIPNLDIPTLTLFGNNWFMLKYVKENNLEKLALFISKWLKLAKGYGIKIVNPCGSEAWGWGKNVDGLDDPEPHWGVTGRQVIQALTKVNEKLGLPHSVHVHTNDLGHPGNYETTLETFDCVKDIKKNKNVTRDQVLHATHVQFHAYKGTSWRDVTSGAPELIDYINKSKHMTCDIGQITFDETTTMTADAPMEYDLYRLTGLKWANKDIEVETSSGLIPSIYSKRAPVSVLQWAIGLEFFLGIKDPWKLALTTDSPNGGPFIRYPRVISWIMSNEKLNDMLDNQVHSWATRRTSLGSYDREYSWNEIATITRASPAKILGLTDRGHLGVGAKADVSVYDIDVYDFDTTLLKNSQTLENKLLNSLYTIKDGMIMVDHGKIVKLVDSKHIWTNVCGLEKEEANLVDEITPEFNKYYTIKYENYGVPDHYIKPDTCVDIEYED from the coding sequence ATGGAATATATTTTAAAAAATGGTATTGTATTTGATCCAGCAAATAATATTGATGGAGAAAAAAAGGACATACTAATAAAAGATGGATACATAGTTAGTGAAGTATCAAAGGATGCAAAGATTATAGATGTTACAAATAAATTAGTAATGCCTGGAGGAGTAGATTTACACTCACACATAGCAGGACCAAAACTATCAGTGGGAAGATTATATCGTCCAGAAGATACAAGACGTGGAATAAAACCTGCACCATGTGGTGCTATTGAGGGATTTGAAGCAGGATTTTCCATACCAACATGTCCAACAACTGGGTACAGGTATACTCGTATGGGATATACAACAGTAACAGAAGCAGCAGTACCACCCTTAGAGGCAAAACATGCACATGAAGAAATAAACAGTATTCCAAACCTTGATATACCAACATTAACACTCTTTGGTAATAACTGGTTCATGCTTAAATATGTTAAGGAAAATAACTTAGAAAAACTAGCTTTATTCATATCAAAATGGTTGAAACTAGCAAAGGGTTATGGAATTAAAATAGTAAATCCATGTGGAAGTGAAGCATGGGGTTGGGGAAAAAATGTAGATGGACTTGATGATCCAGAACCACACTGGGGTGTAACAGGACGTCAAGTAATACAGGCTCTAACTAAAGTAAATGAAAAATTAGGTTTACCCCATTCTGTGCATGTTCATACAAATGACCTTGGACATCCTGGAAACTATGAAACAACACTTGAAACATTTGATTGTGTAAAGGATATTAAGAAAAATAAGAATGTAACAAGAGATCAAGTGTTACATGCAACACACGTACAGTTCCATGCATATAAGGGAACATCATGGAGGGATGTTACATCAGGTGCACCAGAATTGATTGATTATATAAATAAGTCAAAACATATGACTTGTGATATTGGACAGATAACCTTCGATGAAACAACAACAATGACTGCAGATGCACCAATGGAGTATGATTTATACAGACTAACAGGACTTAAATGGGCAAATAAGGATATAGAGGTTGAAACTTCATCTGGACTTATTCCATCAATATATTCTAAACGAGCACCAGTAAGTGTACTTCAATGGGCTATTGGGCTTGAATTCTTCCTTGGAATAAAAGATCCATGGAAATTGGCATTAACAACTGATTCACCAAATGGTGGTCCATTTATCAGATATCCACGTGTAATTTCATGGATAATGAGTAATGAAAAACTAAATGATATGCTTGATAATCAAGTACATAGTTGGGCAACAAGAAGAACATCACTTGGAAGTTATGATAGGGAATATTCCTGGAATGAAATAGCAACAATTACAAGGGCAAGTCCAGCAAAAATACTTGGATTAACAGATAGAGGACATCTTGGTGTAGGTGCAAAGGCTGATGTTTCAGTATATGATATAGATGTCTATGACTTTGATACAACACTTCTTAAAAATTCACAAACACTTGAAAACAAGTTATTAAACAGTTTATACACTATAAAAGATGGTATGATCATGGTTGATCATGGAAAAATTGTTAAATTAGTAGATAGTAAACATATATGGACTAATGTTTGTGGCTTAGAAAAAGAAGAGGCTAATCTTGTAGATGAAATAACACCAGAATTTAATAAGTATTATACTATAAAATATGAAAATTATGGTGTTCCAGATCATTATATAAAACCTGATACTTGTGTAGATATAGAATATGAGGATTAG
- the hxlB gene encoding 6-phospho-3-hexuloisomerase, whose protein sequence is MIYNDALNDIIENVKKTTETITDENVSKMTKIIEEVESIFIMGLGRSGLVAKAFAMRLMHLGLNVYVVGETTTPAITDKDCLIAISGSGETSYIISTTGIAKNIGSKIIAITSYPDSTLAQRSDLVLQLQGRTKIDSEPNYARRQISGLHQSLSPMGTIFEISALIFLDSIIAQMMQDLEQTEKDLKARHTVLE, encoded by the coding sequence ATGATTTATAATGATGCATTAAATGATATAATAGAAAATGTTAAGAAAACAACAGAAACCATTACAGATGAAAATGTTTCTAAAATGACAAAGATAATTGAAGAAGTAGAAAGTATTTTCATAATGGGATTAGGACGTTCAGGATTAGTTGCAAAAGCATTTGCTATGCGTCTAATGCACTTAGGTTTAAATGTATATGTAGTTGGGGAAACAACAACACCGGCTATTACAGATAAGGATTGTTTAATAGCTATTTCTGGTTCTGGAGAAACAAGTTACATTATAAGTACAACAGGAATTGCTAAAAATATTGGTTCTAAAATAATTGCAATAACATCATATCCTGACAGTACACTTGCACAAAGATCAGATTTAGTTCTTCAATTACAAGGAAGAACAAAAATTGATTCTGAACCAAATTATGCACGTCGTCAAATAAGTGGACTTCACCAATCATTATCTCCAATGGGAACAATTTTTGAAATAAGTGCTCTTATATTCCTAGATTCAATAATTGCACAAATGATGCAAGATTTAGAACAGACAGAAAAAGATCTTAAAGCAAGACACACTGTACTTGAATAA